In Piliocolobus tephrosceles isolate RC106 chromosome 12, ASM277652v3, whole genome shotgun sequence, one DNA window encodes the following:
- the NHSL2 gene encoding NHS-like protein 2 isoform X4, whose translation MAAQLKAWNGHSNSPAGSVAHSTTSDIRPSHSIPEGVHGRVAVGQDARFPSLTSPVLRTPSSEPDEPHQARSGPNPPGMESMGMVYSVPSSCNGPTESTFSTSWKGDAFTYMTPSATSQSNQVNENGKNPSCGNSWVSLNKVPPLVPKEAATLLVARDNPAGCSGSAGYPEHLIQRRHMPERPSKIGLLTSGTTRLETGPGGASRFRERSLSVPTDSGTTDVDYDEEQKANEACALPFASTSSEGSNSADNIASLSAQQEAQHRRQRSKSISLRKAKKKPSPPTRSVSLVKDEPGLLPEGGSALPKDQRPKSLCLSLEHQGHHSSHPDAQGHPAILNHKDPEGTQFSHHWYLTDWKSGDTYQSLSSSSTATGTTVIECTQVQGSSESLASPSTSRATTPSQLSIEVEAREISSPGRPPGLMSPSSGYSSQSETPTPTVSMSLTLGHLPPPSSSVRVRPVVPERKSSLPPTSPMEKFPKSRLSFDLPLTSSPNLDLSGMSISIRSKTKVSRHHSETNFGVKLAQKTNPNQPIMPMVTQSDLRSVRLRSVSKSEPEDDIESPDCAEESRAEEVFTLPERKTKPPVAEKPPVARRPTSLVHKPPSVPEEYALTSPTLAVPPRSSIQHVRPLPQDSYTVVRKPKSSSFPDGRSPGESTAPSSLVFTPFASSSGALFSGTQQPPQGSVEDEGPKMRALPERISLQSQEEAEKKKGKIPPPVPKKPSVLYLPLTSPIAQMEAYVAEPRLPLSPIITLEEDAKCPPTSDDLQSLGQRVTSTPQADSEREASPLGSSVEPGTEEKSLISDKTAEWIAEDDDDVFVASRTTEDLFTVIHRSKRKLLGWKEPGEAFVGGRTSSHSPIKNTAESPISESTATTGSGSSANLDAGRNDDFKALLQKKGSKATPRSRPSAAELLKTTNPLARRIIAQFSKDYETTDNPST comes from the exons GTCACAGCAACAGCCCAGCAGGCAGTGTGGCCCACTCTACCACCTCTGACATCAGGCCCAGTCACTCAATTCCGGAAGGGGTTCATGGAAGAGTTGCAGTTGGTCAGGATGCTCGGTTCCCAAGTCTCACCTCGCCAGTACTGAGAACTCCTTCCAGTGAGCCGGACGAACCTCACCAGGCGCGGAGTGGCCCAAACCCTCCTGGCATGGAGAGCATGGGAATGGTGTACAGTGTCCCCAGTTCTTGCAATGGACCTACAGAATCAACCTTCTCCACTTCCTGGAAGGGAGATGCTTTTACCTACATGACTCCAAGTGCCaccagccagagcaatcaggtcaatgaaaatgggaaaaatcCTTCCTGTGGGAATTCTTGGGTCTCTCTAAACAAAGTCCCACCTCTGGTTCCTAAGGAGGCTGCTACCCTCCTTGTTGCTCGTGATAACCCAGCAGGATGCAGTGGGTCAGCTGGCTACCCTGAGCACCTTATTCAGCGAAGGCACATGCCCGAAAGACCCTCCAAGATTGGCCTTCTGACCAGTGGGACCACGAGGCTGGAGACAGGCCCCGGCGGGGCCAGCAGATTCCGGGAGCGGTCACTGTCTGTGCCCACAGACTCAGGCACCACAGATGTGGACTATGATGAGGAGCAGAAAGCCAATGAGGCCTGTGCCCTGCCTTTTGCCAGTACAAGCTCTGAGGGCAGTAACAGTGCTGACAACATCGCCTCCCTTAGTGCCCAGCAAGAGGCCCAGCACAGAAGGCAGAGGTCCAAGAGTATCTCACTTCGGAAGGCCAAAAAGAAGCCTTCCCCACCCACACGCAGTGTCTCACTGGTCAAAGATGAGCCAGGCCTCTTGCCTGAAGGTGGGTCAGCACTACCCAAGGACCAGAGGCCCAAGAGCCTTTGCCTCTCCTTGGAACACCAAGGACATCACTCGTCCCACCCAGATGCTCAGGGTCACCCAGCTATTCTAAACCACAAAGATCCAGAAGGTACACAATTCTCCCACCACTGGTATCTTACTGACTGGAAGTCTGGTGACACCTACCAATCCCTGTCCAGCTCCAGCACTGCCACTGGCACCACAGTCATTGAGTGCACCCAAGTTCAGGGCAGCTCAGAGTCTCTTGCCTCGCCTTCCACCTCCAGAGCCACTACACCTTCCCAACTCTCCATTGAAGTGGAGGCCAGGGAGATATCCTCCCCGGGAAGGCCCCCTGGACTGATGTCACCCTCCAGTGGCTACTCCAGCCAGTCGGAGACACCAACACCTACTGTTTCCATGTCCCTGACCCTGGGCCACTTACCCCCTCCAAGCAGCAGTGTCCGGGTACGTCCAGTGGTACCTGAGAGGAAGTCATCACTACCCCCGACGTCACCAATGGAGAAATTTCCCAAGTCACGGCTATCATTTGACCTACCACTGACCTCTTCACCCAACCTGGATCTGTCTGGGATGAGTATCTCCATCCGAAGCAAAACCAAGGTGAGTCGGCACCACTCAGAGACAAATTTTGGTGTCAAGCTGGCCCAAAAAACTAATCCCAACCAGCCAATCATGCCTATGGTTACTCAGTCCGACCTACGTTCTGTTCGCCTGAGGTCGGTCAGCAAGTCTGAGCCGGAAGATGACATTGAGAGCCCTGACTGTGCCGAGGAATCCAGGGCAGAAGAAGTCTTCACCTTgccagagagaaagacaaaacCTCCCGTAGCTGAGAAGCCTCCGGTGGCCCGGAGGCCTACAAGCTTGGTCCACAAGCCACCATCTGTTCCCGAGGAGTATGCGCTAACTTCACCAACCTTGGCTGTGCCCCCCAGGAGCTCAATTCAACATGTGAGACCACTCCCTCAAGACAGCTACACGGTAGTGCGGAAACCAAAGTCCTCCAGCTTCCCAGATGGCAGAAGCCCAGGGGAGTCAACAGCACCCTCATCTCTTGTTTTCACGCCTTTTGCCAGTTCCTCTGGTGCTTTATTCTCAGGAACACAGCAGCCTCCCCAGGGAAGTGTGGAGGACGAGGGCCCCAAGATGAGGGCCCTGCCTGAAAGAATTAGCCTCCAGAGCCAGGAAGAAgctgagaaaaagaaaggcaagattCCACCTCCCGTACCAAAAAAACCCAGCGTGCTGTACCTGCCTCTCACTTCTCCCATAGCTCAAATGGAGGCCTATGTGGCAGAACCAAGGCTGCCTCTCAGCCCCATCATCACCCTGGAGGAAGACGCCAAGTGTCCCCCCACCAGCGATGACCTGCAATCACTTGGTCAAAGGGTGACTTCAACTCCTCAGGCTGACAGTGAAAGGGAGGCAAGCCCTCTGG GGAGTTCTGTGGAACCAGGCACCgaagaaaaaagtttaatcaGTGATAAAACAGCCGAATGGATTGCGGAGGATGATGATGACGTGTTTGTGGCTTCACGCACAACTGAAGATTTATTTACTGTGATACACAG GTCCAAAAGGAAGCTGCTCGGCTGGAAGGAACCTGGTGAGGCCTTTGTGGGTGGCAGAACAAGTTCCCACTCACCAATAAAGAACACAGCTGAGTCTCCAATCAGTGAGTCTACCGCCACCACAGGGTCAGGCAGCAGTGCCAACCTAGATGCTGGCAGAAATGACGATTTCAAGGCCTTGCTACAGAAGAAGGGAAGTAAGGCAACTCCAAGGTCTCGTCCCTCAGCAGCTGAACTGCTGAAGACCACTAACCCACTGGCTCGGAGAATTATTGCACAATTTTCAAAAGACTATGAAACCACCGATAACCCCAGTACCTAA
- the NHSL2 gene encoding NHS-like protein 2 isoform X1, which translates to MAAQLKAWNAAANSGRENATATAHSRSSWRQPVNVFLSSGRPPSVEELLREAQLNLQSLLQEEYEEQYSEARLVGQTFRSSDEATEPTPNPRPQSARRLEFVLMPTKRQLREDETTTQGVRAPEASLSLSTTADKQTAWNNLFPLPILEEKRWPQPCSTQSDIVPINISGQQFDKHASLRHSLFNTETAVNPKSTLRRRRTIIGFSNFSQRDQGHSNSPAGSVAHSTTSDIRPSHSIPEGVHGRVAVGQDARFPSLTSPVLRTPSSEPDEPHQARSGPNPPGMESMGMVYSVPSSCNGPTESTFSTSWKGDAFTYMTPSATSQSNQVNENGKNPSCGNSWVSLNKVPPLVPKEAATLLVARDNPAGCSGSAGYPEHLIQRRHMPERPSKIGLLTSGTTRLETGPGGASRFRERSLSVPTDSGTTDVDYDEEQKANEACALPFASTSSEGSNSADNIASLSAQQEAQHRRQRSKSISLRKAKKKPSPPTRSVSLVKDEPGLLPEGGSALPKDQRPKSLCLSLEHQGHHSSHPDAQGHPAILNHKDPEGTQFSHHWYLTDWKSGDTYQSLSSSSTATGTTVIECTQVQGSSESLASPSTSRATTPSQLSIEVEAREISSPGRPPGLMSPSSGYSSQSETPTPTVSMSLTLGHLPPPSSSVRVRPVVPERKSSLPPTSPMEKFPKSRLSFDLPLTSSPNLDLSGMSISIRSKTKVSRHHSETNFGVKLAQKTNPNQPIMPMVTQSDLRSVRLRSVSKSEPEDDIESPDCAEESRAEEVFTLPERKTKPPVAEKPPVARRPTSLVHKPPSVPEEYALTSPTLAVPPRSSIQHVRPLPQDSYTVVRKPKSSSFPDGRSPGESTAPSSLVFTPFASSSGALFSGTQQPPQGSVEDEGPKMRALPERISLQSQEEAEKKKGKIPPPVPKKPSVLYLPLTSPIAQMEAYVAEPRLPLSPIITLEEDAKCPPTSDDLQSLGQRVTSTPQADSEREASPLGSSVEPGTEEKSLISDKTAEWIAEDDDDVFVASRTTEDLFTVIHRSKRKLLGWKEPGEAFVGGRTSSHSPIKNTAESPISESTATTGSGSSANLDAGRNDDFKALLQKKGSKATPRSRPSAAELLKTTNPLARRIIAQFSKDYETTDNPST; encoded by the exons CTCGGGCAGGCCCCCGAGTGTAGAGGAGCTGCTTCGCGAGGCGCAGCTCAATCTCCAGAGCCTGTTGCAAG AAGAATATGAGGAACAGTATTCGGAGGCCAGACTTGTGGGGCAGACCTTCCGCTCTTCTGATGAGGCCACTGAGCCCACCCCCAACCCAAGGCCCCAGTCTGCCAGGCGTCTGGAGTTTGTATTGATG CCTACCAAACGGCAGCTGAGAGAGGATGAGACTACCACCCAGGGTGTGAGGGCCCCCGAGGCCTCCCTGAGCCTGTCTACCACAGCCGACAAGCAAACTGCCTGGAATAACCTCTTCCCTCTGCCCATCCTAGAGGAGAAGCGGTGGCCTCAGCCTTGCTCCACGCAGTCTGACATTGTGCCCATCAACATCTCTG GGCAGCAGTTTGATAAACATGCAAGTTTGCGACATTCGTTGTTTAACACAGAGACAGCCGTGAACCCCAAGTCCACCCTGAGGCGGAGGCGGACCATTATTGGATTCTCTAACTTTTCCCAACGAGACCAAG GTCACAGCAACAGCCCAGCAGGCAGTGTGGCCCACTCTACCACCTCTGACATCAGGCCCAGTCACTCAATTCCGGAAGGGGTTCATGGAAGAGTTGCAGTTGGTCAGGATGCTCGGTTCCCAAGTCTCACCTCGCCAGTACTGAGAACTCCTTCCAGTGAGCCGGACGAACCTCACCAGGCGCGGAGTGGCCCAAACCCTCCTGGCATGGAGAGCATGGGAATGGTGTACAGTGTCCCCAGTTCTTGCAATGGACCTACAGAATCAACCTTCTCCACTTCCTGGAAGGGAGATGCTTTTACCTACATGACTCCAAGTGCCaccagccagagcaatcaggtcaatgaaaatgggaaaaatcCTTCCTGTGGGAATTCTTGGGTCTCTCTAAACAAAGTCCCACCTCTGGTTCCTAAGGAGGCTGCTACCCTCCTTGTTGCTCGTGATAACCCAGCAGGATGCAGTGGGTCAGCTGGCTACCCTGAGCACCTTATTCAGCGAAGGCACATGCCCGAAAGACCCTCCAAGATTGGCCTTCTGACCAGTGGGACCACGAGGCTGGAGACAGGCCCCGGCGGGGCCAGCAGATTCCGGGAGCGGTCACTGTCTGTGCCCACAGACTCAGGCACCACAGATGTGGACTATGATGAGGAGCAGAAAGCCAATGAGGCCTGTGCCCTGCCTTTTGCCAGTACAAGCTCTGAGGGCAGTAACAGTGCTGACAACATCGCCTCCCTTAGTGCCCAGCAAGAGGCCCAGCACAGAAGGCAGAGGTCCAAGAGTATCTCACTTCGGAAGGCCAAAAAGAAGCCTTCCCCACCCACACGCAGTGTCTCACTGGTCAAAGATGAGCCAGGCCTCTTGCCTGAAGGTGGGTCAGCACTACCCAAGGACCAGAGGCCCAAGAGCCTTTGCCTCTCCTTGGAACACCAAGGACATCACTCGTCCCACCCAGATGCTCAGGGTCACCCAGCTATTCTAAACCACAAAGATCCAGAAGGTACACAATTCTCCCACCACTGGTATCTTACTGACTGGAAGTCTGGTGACACCTACCAATCCCTGTCCAGCTCCAGCACTGCCACTGGCACCACAGTCATTGAGTGCACCCAAGTTCAGGGCAGCTCAGAGTCTCTTGCCTCGCCTTCCACCTCCAGAGCCACTACACCTTCCCAACTCTCCATTGAAGTGGAGGCCAGGGAGATATCCTCCCCGGGAAGGCCCCCTGGACTGATGTCACCCTCCAGTGGCTACTCCAGCCAGTCGGAGACACCAACACCTACTGTTTCCATGTCCCTGACCCTGGGCCACTTACCCCCTCCAAGCAGCAGTGTCCGGGTACGTCCAGTGGTACCTGAGAGGAAGTCATCACTACCCCCGACGTCACCAATGGAGAAATTTCCCAAGTCACGGCTATCATTTGACCTACCACTGACCTCTTCACCCAACCTGGATCTGTCTGGGATGAGTATCTCCATCCGAAGCAAAACCAAGGTGAGTCGGCACCACTCAGAGACAAATTTTGGTGTCAAGCTGGCCCAAAAAACTAATCCCAACCAGCCAATCATGCCTATGGTTACTCAGTCCGACCTACGTTCTGTTCGCCTGAGGTCGGTCAGCAAGTCTGAGCCGGAAGATGACATTGAGAGCCCTGACTGTGCCGAGGAATCCAGGGCAGAAGAAGTCTTCACCTTgccagagagaaagacaaaacCTCCCGTAGCTGAGAAGCCTCCGGTGGCCCGGAGGCCTACAAGCTTGGTCCACAAGCCACCATCTGTTCCCGAGGAGTATGCGCTAACTTCACCAACCTTGGCTGTGCCCCCCAGGAGCTCAATTCAACATGTGAGACCACTCCCTCAAGACAGCTACACGGTAGTGCGGAAACCAAAGTCCTCCAGCTTCCCAGATGGCAGAAGCCCAGGGGAGTCAACAGCACCCTCATCTCTTGTTTTCACGCCTTTTGCCAGTTCCTCTGGTGCTTTATTCTCAGGAACACAGCAGCCTCCCCAGGGAAGTGTGGAGGACGAGGGCCCCAAGATGAGGGCCCTGCCTGAAAGAATTAGCCTCCAGAGCCAGGAAGAAgctgagaaaaagaaaggcaagattCCACCTCCCGTACCAAAAAAACCCAGCGTGCTGTACCTGCCTCTCACTTCTCCCATAGCTCAAATGGAGGCCTATGTGGCAGAACCAAGGCTGCCTCTCAGCCCCATCATCACCCTGGAGGAAGACGCCAAGTGTCCCCCCACCAGCGATGACCTGCAATCACTTGGTCAAAGGGTGACTTCAACTCCTCAGGCTGACAGTGAAAGGGAGGCAAGCCCTCTGG GGAGTTCTGTGGAACCAGGCACCgaagaaaaaagtttaatcaGTGATAAAACAGCCGAATGGATTGCGGAGGATGATGATGACGTGTTTGTGGCTTCACGCACAACTGAAGATTTATTTACTGTGATACACAG GTCCAAAAGGAAGCTGCTCGGCTGGAAGGAACCTGGTGAGGCCTTTGTGGGTGGCAGAACAAGTTCCCACTCACCAATAAAGAACACAGCTGAGTCTCCAATCAGTGAGTCTACCGCCACCACAGGGTCAGGCAGCAGTGCCAACCTAGATGCTGGCAGAAATGACGATTTCAAGGCCTTGCTACAGAAGAAGGGAAGTAAGGCAACTCCAAGGTCTCGTCCCTCAGCAGCTGAACTGCTGAAGACCACTAACCCACTGGCTCGGAGAATTATTGCACAATTTTCAAAAGACTATGAAACCACCGATAACCCCAGTACCTAA
- the NHSL2 gene encoding NHS-like protein 2 isoform X2: MAAQLKAWNAAANSGRENATATAHSRSSWRQPVNVFLSSGRPPSVEELLREAQLNLQSLLQEEYEEQYSEARLVGQTFRSSDEATEPTPNPRPQSARRLEFVLMPTKRQLREDETTTQGVRAPEASLSLSTTADKQTAWNNLFPLPILEEKRWPQPCSTQSDIVPINISGHSNSPAGSVAHSTTSDIRPSHSIPEGVHGRVAVGQDARFPSLTSPVLRTPSSEPDEPHQARSGPNPPGMESMGMVYSVPSSCNGPTESTFSTSWKGDAFTYMTPSATSQSNQVNENGKNPSCGNSWVSLNKVPPLVPKEAATLLVARDNPAGCSGSAGYPEHLIQRRHMPERPSKIGLLTSGTTRLETGPGGASRFRERSLSVPTDSGTTDVDYDEEQKANEACALPFASTSSEGSNSADNIASLSAQQEAQHRRQRSKSISLRKAKKKPSPPTRSVSLVKDEPGLLPEGGSALPKDQRPKSLCLSLEHQGHHSSHPDAQGHPAILNHKDPEGTQFSHHWYLTDWKSGDTYQSLSSSSTATGTTVIECTQVQGSSESLASPSTSRATTPSQLSIEVEAREISSPGRPPGLMSPSSGYSSQSETPTPTVSMSLTLGHLPPPSSSVRVRPVVPERKSSLPPTSPMEKFPKSRLSFDLPLTSSPNLDLSGMSISIRSKTKVSRHHSETNFGVKLAQKTNPNQPIMPMVTQSDLRSVRLRSVSKSEPEDDIESPDCAEESRAEEVFTLPERKTKPPVAEKPPVARRPTSLVHKPPSVPEEYALTSPTLAVPPRSSIQHVRPLPQDSYTVVRKPKSSSFPDGRSPGESTAPSSLVFTPFASSSGALFSGTQQPPQGSVEDEGPKMRALPERISLQSQEEAEKKKGKIPPPVPKKPSVLYLPLTSPIAQMEAYVAEPRLPLSPIITLEEDAKCPPTSDDLQSLGQRVTSTPQADSEREASPLGSSVEPGTEEKSLISDKTAEWIAEDDDDVFVASRTTEDLFTVIHRSKRKLLGWKEPGEAFVGGRTSSHSPIKNTAESPISESTATTGSGSSANLDAGRNDDFKALLQKKGSKATPRSRPSAAELLKTTNPLARRIIAQFSKDYETTDNPST, encoded by the exons CTCGGGCAGGCCCCCGAGTGTAGAGGAGCTGCTTCGCGAGGCGCAGCTCAATCTCCAGAGCCTGTTGCAAG AAGAATATGAGGAACAGTATTCGGAGGCCAGACTTGTGGGGCAGACCTTCCGCTCTTCTGATGAGGCCACTGAGCCCACCCCCAACCCAAGGCCCCAGTCTGCCAGGCGTCTGGAGTTTGTATTGATG CCTACCAAACGGCAGCTGAGAGAGGATGAGACTACCACCCAGGGTGTGAGGGCCCCCGAGGCCTCCCTGAGCCTGTCTACCACAGCCGACAAGCAAACTGCCTGGAATAACCTCTTCCCTCTGCCCATCCTAGAGGAGAAGCGGTGGCCTCAGCCTTGCTCCACGCAGTCTGACATTGTGCCCATCAACATCTCTG GTCACAGCAACAGCCCAGCAGGCAGTGTGGCCCACTCTACCACCTCTGACATCAGGCCCAGTCACTCAATTCCGGAAGGGGTTCATGGAAGAGTTGCAGTTGGTCAGGATGCTCGGTTCCCAAGTCTCACCTCGCCAGTACTGAGAACTCCTTCCAGTGAGCCGGACGAACCTCACCAGGCGCGGAGTGGCCCAAACCCTCCTGGCATGGAGAGCATGGGAATGGTGTACAGTGTCCCCAGTTCTTGCAATGGACCTACAGAATCAACCTTCTCCACTTCCTGGAAGGGAGATGCTTTTACCTACATGACTCCAAGTGCCaccagccagagcaatcaggtcaatgaaaatgggaaaaatcCTTCCTGTGGGAATTCTTGGGTCTCTCTAAACAAAGTCCCACCTCTGGTTCCTAAGGAGGCTGCTACCCTCCTTGTTGCTCGTGATAACCCAGCAGGATGCAGTGGGTCAGCTGGCTACCCTGAGCACCTTATTCAGCGAAGGCACATGCCCGAAAGACCCTCCAAGATTGGCCTTCTGACCAGTGGGACCACGAGGCTGGAGACAGGCCCCGGCGGGGCCAGCAGATTCCGGGAGCGGTCACTGTCTGTGCCCACAGACTCAGGCACCACAGATGTGGACTATGATGAGGAGCAGAAAGCCAATGAGGCCTGTGCCCTGCCTTTTGCCAGTACAAGCTCTGAGGGCAGTAACAGTGCTGACAACATCGCCTCCCTTAGTGCCCAGCAAGAGGCCCAGCACAGAAGGCAGAGGTCCAAGAGTATCTCACTTCGGAAGGCCAAAAAGAAGCCTTCCCCACCCACACGCAGTGTCTCACTGGTCAAAGATGAGCCAGGCCTCTTGCCTGAAGGTGGGTCAGCACTACCCAAGGACCAGAGGCCCAAGAGCCTTTGCCTCTCCTTGGAACACCAAGGACATCACTCGTCCCACCCAGATGCTCAGGGTCACCCAGCTATTCTAAACCACAAAGATCCAGAAGGTACACAATTCTCCCACCACTGGTATCTTACTGACTGGAAGTCTGGTGACACCTACCAATCCCTGTCCAGCTCCAGCACTGCCACTGGCACCACAGTCATTGAGTGCACCCAAGTTCAGGGCAGCTCAGAGTCTCTTGCCTCGCCTTCCACCTCCAGAGCCACTACACCTTCCCAACTCTCCATTGAAGTGGAGGCCAGGGAGATATCCTCCCCGGGAAGGCCCCCTGGACTGATGTCACCCTCCAGTGGCTACTCCAGCCAGTCGGAGACACCAACACCTACTGTTTCCATGTCCCTGACCCTGGGCCACTTACCCCCTCCAAGCAGCAGTGTCCGGGTACGTCCAGTGGTACCTGAGAGGAAGTCATCACTACCCCCGACGTCACCAATGGAGAAATTTCCCAAGTCACGGCTATCATTTGACCTACCACTGACCTCTTCACCCAACCTGGATCTGTCTGGGATGAGTATCTCCATCCGAAGCAAAACCAAGGTGAGTCGGCACCACTCAGAGACAAATTTTGGTGTCAAGCTGGCCCAAAAAACTAATCCCAACCAGCCAATCATGCCTATGGTTACTCAGTCCGACCTACGTTCTGTTCGCCTGAGGTCGGTCAGCAAGTCTGAGCCGGAAGATGACATTGAGAGCCCTGACTGTGCCGAGGAATCCAGGGCAGAAGAAGTCTTCACCTTgccagagagaaagacaaaacCTCCCGTAGCTGAGAAGCCTCCGGTGGCCCGGAGGCCTACAAGCTTGGTCCACAAGCCACCATCTGTTCCCGAGGAGTATGCGCTAACTTCACCAACCTTGGCTGTGCCCCCCAGGAGCTCAATTCAACATGTGAGACCACTCCCTCAAGACAGCTACACGGTAGTGCGGAAACCAAAGTCCTCCAGCTTCCCAGATGGCAGAAGCCCAGGGGAGTCAACAGCACCCTCATCTCTTGTTTTCACGCCTTTTGCCAGTTCCTCTGGTGCTTTATTCTCAGGAACACAGCAGCCTCCCCAGGGAAGTGTGGAGGACGAGGGCCCCAAGATGAGGGCCCTGCCTGAAAGAATTAGCCTCCAGAGCCAGGAAGAAgctgagaaaaagaaaggcaagattCCACCTCCCGTACCAAAAAAACCCAGCGTGCTGTACCTGCCTCTCACTTCTCCCATAGCTCAAATGGAGGCCTATGTGGCAGAACCAAGGCTGCCTCTCAGCCCCATCATCACCCTGGAGGAAGACGCCAAGTGTCCCCCCACCAGCGATGACCTGCAATCACTTGGTCAAAGGGTGACTTCAACTCCTCAGGCTGACAGTGAAAGGGAGGCAAGCCCTCTGG GGAGTTCTGTGGAACCAGGCACCgaagaaaaaagtttaatcaGTGATAAAACAGCCGAATGGATTGCGGAGGATGATGATGACGTGTTTGTGGCTTCACGCACAACTGAAGATTTATTTACTGTGATACACAG GTCCAAAAGGAAGCTGCTCGGCTGGAAGGAACCTGGTGAGGCCTTTGTGGGTGGCAGAACAAGTTCCCACTCACCAATAAAGAACACAGCTGAGTCTCCAATCAGTGAGTCTACCGCCACCACAGGGTCAGGCAGCAGTGCCAACCTAGATGCTGGCAGAAATGACGATTTCAAGGCCTTGCTACAGAAGAAGGGAAGTAAGGCAACTCCAAGGTCTCGTCCCTCAGCAGCTGAACTGCTGAAGACCACTAACCCACTGGCTCGGAGAATTATTGCACAATTTTCAAAAGACTATGAAACCACCGATAACCCCAGTACCTAA